A single Lolium perenne isolate Kyuss_39 chromosome 6, Kyuss_2.0, whole genome shotgun sequence DNA region contains:
- the LOC127305935 gene encoding uncharacterized protein — translation MADEEESFASYSTLWEYKWGKTRGFFRDPTVISSMQFTHYTPGREPYSMECNTLETLQIISIKLTELSDGLELPLSVYGVVAVRDMVDRKRNMLFSRDMSDPQELKQNDPFLHLTGPSRAIVFKDKVCIEIELRVKSGAYSQDKALISCVRRYTGENGPGVSTICFKNSLCTVEVCLQPVKQTVQATILGVQVASEDGSWPLEHGGIVACSPQLGERVLSDSGYTRRIIPSSSQIVLIESGDEAMPKGESGHVLLRRQVVSVQLDGRLDILIKAYSKSGAISAETLVSFYPKVCNVSQKKCYLGDAGVTITVAWSLVAADKTGLYFELRGGSTF, via the exons ATGGCTGACGAGGAAGAGAGTTTCGCTTCATACTCTACACTCTGGGAATATAAATGGGGGAAAACCCGTGGTTTCTTCAGAGACCCAA CGGTTATAAGTTCAATGCAGTTTACACACTACACGCCTGGACGCGAGCCATACAGCATGGAGTGTAACACCCTGGAAACCTTGCAGATCATCTCCATCAAACTCACTGAACTTTCTGATGGCCTTGAGTTGCCATTGTCTGTGTATGGTGTGGTTGCGGTCCGAGACATGGTGGATCGCAAGCGAAACATGCTCTTCTCTCGAGATATGAGCGACCCCCAAGAACTGAAACAGAAT GATCCTTTTCTGCACTTGACTGGGCCGTCACGTGCAATCGTGTTCAAGGACAAGGTTTGCATTGAAATCGAACTAAGAGTAAAAAGCGGGGCATACTCTCAAGATAAAGCGTTGATCAGTTGTGTGCGCCGTTACACGGGAGAAAACGGTCCTGGGGTGTCTACCATCTGCTTCAAGAATAGCTTGTGCACCGTAGAGGTGTGCTTGCAGCCAGTTAAACAAACGGTTCAGGCCACTATCTTGGGTGTCCAGGTTGCAAGCGAAGATGGATCCTGGCCTTTAGAACATGGCGGCATAGTTGCTTGCTCCCCACAATTAGGGGAACGTGTGTTGAGTGATAGTGGATACACCCGTAGGATTATTCCCTCATCCAGCCAGATTGTGCTGATTGAGTCGGGAGATGAAGCAATGCCGAAAGGTGAAAGTGGTCATGTACTTCTGCGGAGGCAAGTTGTTTCTGTACAACTTGATGGAAGGTTGGACATTCTCATAAAAGCCTACTCCAAATCTGGTGCTATTTCTGCAGAAACTCTTGTTAGTTTCTATCCCAAAGTTTGCAACGTAAGCCAGAAGAAATGTTACCTTGGTGATGCTGGGGTAACTATTACTGTTGCTTGGTCCCTTGTTGCGGCGGACAAGACGGGACTTTATTTCGAGCTAAGGGGCGGAAGCACTTTTTGA